The following proteins are encoded in a genomic region of Lactiplantibacillus plantarum:
- a CDS encoding YlbF family regulator, translating into MAVNIYDTANQLEQELRQTKEFKELKVAYDTMKTNDSAFSLFKDFQEVQMQLSQKQMNGEELTDDEVQKAHDLADKVGNVDEIKSLMGKERNLNQLMNDLNQIITKPVQELYQN; encoded by the coding sequence ATGGCCGTAAATATTTACGATACTGCGAACCAATTGGAACAAGAATTACGTCAGACTAAAGAATTCAAGGAATTAAAGGTCGCTTATGACACGATGAAGACCAATGACAGTGCCTTTTCACTGTTTAAGGACTTTCAAGAAGTTCAGATGCAATTGTCACAAAAGCAGATGAATGGGGAAGAATTGACGGATGACGAAGTTCAAAAGGCCCATGATTTAGCTGATAAGGTTGGCAACGTTGACGAAATTAAGTCCTTAATGGGTAAAGAACGTAACTTGAACCAATTGATGAATGATTTAAATCAAATTATCACTAAACCAGTTCAAGAATTATACCAGAACTAA